From the genome of bacterium:
CGGCGTGCCGGCGCCCGGCTCGCCGACGAGGTCGCCGGGGTTGCAGGTGCGGAGCGCGACCGCGCCGTCGATCGGCGCGCGGATCGTCGCCTTGTCGAGCCGCGTGTCGGCGTAGCGGGCGTCCTCCTCGGCCGCGCGGAGCTGCCCCCGCGCCGCCTCGAGCGCCGCCGCCGCCGCCTCGCGCGCCGTCTTGGCGTCGTCGAGCGCCTGCTGCGTGGCGAGGCCGTTCGCCTTGAGCTGCTCCATCCGGGCGCCTTCGCGCTCGGCCTGGCGCGCCCGCGCCTCGGCCTCGAGCAGCGCCGCCTTCGCCGACGCCGCCGCGGCCTTGGCCCGCAGCGCTTGGGTTTCCGGCTCGCGCAGGTCGAGGCGGGCGAGGGCCTGTCCCTTGCGCACCTTGACCCACTCGGCGACGTAGACGTCGCGCACGACGGCCGAGTACTCGGCGCGCACCGCGGCCTCGAACTTCGCCGTCAGCGTGCCGGTGACGTCGATCGCATCCACCCGCTCCGCGGGGGCGAGGGTGTAGGCCTCGACCGCGACCGCCGGCTTGCCGACCGGCGCGGCGCCGCCGTTGCGGCATCCGGAAAGAACGCCGGCGGCGAGCAGGGCGGCCGCGGCGACGTAGAGACAACGATGCTTCATGGGGTGTCCCTTTCCCGAACCGCGCGGCGTCACCGCCGAGACCCGACGCCGCGCGCGAAACCGTCCATCACGAGCTCGAGCATCCGCTTGTAGTCGGCGTCCCCCAGTTCGGGGTGCTCGCCGATGAGCCGCAGCTCCAGCGCCATGTTGAAGACGCCGAGGTAGATCCACGTCAGGTCGTCGAGGTTCCCCGGGGCGAACTCCCCCGCGGCGATCCCTTCCTCGAGCAGCCGGCGGACGGCGTCCACGACCTTCTTGTGGTTGCTGTCGAACTCGAAGAACGGCGCGCCCTGCGGCGGGCCGTAGTAGATCGAGTACCAGAGCCGCGCCTCGTCCACGTGCGTCTCGAAGAGCGCGAAGAGGTCTTCGGCCAGCCGGCGGAGCCGGACGCGGGGCGATTCGCCGCGCGCCATGTCGGCCTCGACGATCCCCGCCATCTGGCGGAAGGCGGCCTCCATCACGTGGAGGTAGAGCCCCTCCTTGCTGCCGAAGTGGTAGTAGAGGACCGGCTTGGTCACGCCGGCCTCCTCGACGATCTCGCGGACGGAGGTCGCCGCGTAGCCGCGGCTGACGAAGAGCTTCACCGCCGCCTGGAGGAGCCGGCTCTTGACCGGGCCTTCCTCGTTCGTTCCGTGGTGTTCCGACATGCTTGCACGCCGCTCCGGGGTGGACGCTACCTACCGGTCGGTAACATAGCGGGCCGCCCGCGGGGCGGCAAACCGTTTGTCGGTTCGCGCGGACCGTTCGCGCCCGGGCGGCCAGTTGCGCCGCGGCCCGCGGGGACCTAGATCAACCGTGCGCGCCCCGCGGCGCGCGAGGAGCCATGAAGCGCGCGCTGGCCTTCATCGAGCCGACCCCGACGCCGGTCACCTATATCCGCTTCTTCCAGCCGTTCGAGCGTTTGCGCGACCTGGGATGGGAGATGCGCACCCTCGGCGCGTCGATCGACGCGATTCGCCGGCCGGACGGCCTGCGCCTCGACCCGGCGCTGCTCGACGGCGTGGACGTCGTGATCTTTCCGCAGAACGTCGTGCCGTACGACTTCATGGGCACCGGCGACGCCGTCGGCCTCGTCGAGCGGTTCTGCGCCGACGCCAAGGAGCGCGGCGCGGCGATCGTCTACTCGCCCGACGACGCGATCCTCGACATCGATCCGCGCAACCCGACCTACGAGCTGGTCAAGCTGAGCTTCCCCAGCGTGCGGGCGGCGATCGCCGCCGCCGACGCCTTCTTCGTCACGACGCGGCGCCTCGCCGACGCGATCGAGACGGCCGGGCGGCCGGTGTACGTGCTGGAGAACGCCGTCGAGCCGGGCCGCTGGGGCGTGCGTCCGCGGCGCTCCGGCGAGTGGCGCGTCGGCTGGTCGGGCGGGGGCGGCGGCCACGCGCCGGACCTGCTCCTCGTCCTGC
Proteins encoded in this window:
- a CDS encoding efflux RND transporter periplasmic adaptor subunit, with the protein product MKHRCLYVAAAALLAAGVLSGCRNGGAAPVGKPAVAVEAYTLAPAERVDAIDVTGTLTAKFEAAVRAEYSAVVRDVYVAEWVKVRKGQALARLDLREPETQALRAKAAAASAKAALLEAEARARQAEREGARMEQLKANGLATQQALDDAKTAREAAAAALEAARGQLRAAEEDARYADTRLDKATIRAPIDGAVALRTCNPGDLVGEPGAGTPMFRVVDNSRLDLTVEVPAARFADLQEGAPLEFSVDAFPGRAFQGRISHVNPAIDEASRTVKVLAAVDNADDQLRAGMFARGRIVVGRRAGVLQAPRASFLSWDVANGAGSVYVIDGGKARLREVKTGRPQGDYVEIVSGLKAGESVVARGAFNVRDGDELKVVPAAGE
- a CDS encoding TetR/AcrR family transcriptional regulator, yielding MSEHHGTNEEGPVKSRLLQAAVKLFVSRGYAATSVREIVEEAGVTKPVLYYHFGSKEGLYLHVMEAAFRQMAGIVEADMARGESPRVRLRRLAEDLFALFETHVDEARLWYSIYYGPPQGAPFFEFDSNHKKVVDAVRRLLEEGIAAGEFAPGNLDDLTWIYLGVFNMALELRLIGEHPELGDADYKRMLELVMDGFARGVGSRR